The proteins below come from a single Gimesia alba genomic window:
- a CDS encoding alpha/beta hydrolase, whose protein sequence is MKVAFTAIILTALLIPIHPTFAENDVKIIPDVVYGHKYGMALTFDVYQPQKQANGAAVLFMVSGGWYSKWTDPKNMLGWFKPLLDEGFTVFSVRHGSSPKFIIPEVVDDVRRSVRFIRLHSNEYGVRPDQLGVWGGSAGGHLSLVLGTTSDEGNPKAKDKVLQSSDRVAAVAAYYPPTDLREFVDEKSPYYHRFPALQFDADLADDFSPLLHVSQDDPPTLLIHGDQDKLVPISHSKNIMKQFQTQKVPAELLIIENAAHGFKGDDHTRASDAVVKWFKQHLLPQ, encoded by the coding sequence ATGAAAGTCGCTTTCACTGCCATCATACTTACCGCTCTCTTGATCCCCATTCACCCTACCTTTGCTGAAAATGACGTAAAAATCATACCAGATGTCGTTTATGGTCATAAATATGGAATGGCCCTGACGTTTGATGTTTACCAGCCTCAAAAACAGGCGAATGGGGCTGCTGTACTATTTATGGTAAGCGGCGGTTGGTATTCAAAATGGACGGATCCTAAAAACATGCTCGGCTGGTTTAAGCCCTTACTTGATGAAGGCTTTACTGTTTTTTCCGTCAGGCATGGTAGCAGTCCTAAATTTATCATTCCGGAAGTCGTGGATGATGTTCGCCGTAGCGTGCGATTTATTCGACTTCACTCAAATGAATATGGAGTCCGTCCCGATCAGCTCGGCGTCTGGGGAGGAAGTGCCGGTGGCCATTTATCTTTGGTCCTGGGAACAACTTCAGATGAAGGAAACCCAAAAGCAAAGGACAAAGTCTTGCAAAGCAGTGATCGTGTGGCTGCCGTCGCCGCCTACTACCCTCCGACTGATTTACGAGAGTTTGTTGATGAAAAGTCACCTTATTATCACCGCTTTCCAGCGCTCCAGTTTGATGCAGATCTGGCAGATGACTTCTCTCCTTTACTGCATGTTTCGCAGGATGATCCGCCGACATTGCTCATTCATGGAGATCAGGACAAGCTTGTTCCCATCAGTCACAGCAAAAACATCATGAAACAGTTTCAGACACAAAAGGTGCCTGCAGAGCTACTGATCATTGAGAATGCAGCTCATGGATTTAAGGGGGACGACCATACCCGCGCCAGTGATGCTGTTGTGAAATGGTTTAAACAACACTTGCTGCCGCAATAA
- the asnS gene encoding asparagine--tRNA ligase, with amino-acid sequence MIRSKIKAALSTAQPGETIKVSGWVRTRRDSKSGFSFVELNDGSCMTNLQIVIDQSVPDYETTIKDVTTGASISVTGKVNESPGKNQRIELHAESFILYGTADPDTYPLQKKRHSFEFLREIAHLRPRTNTFGAITRVRNEAAAAIHRFFQSRGFVYIQTPIITTSDCEGAGEMFQVTTLNLERLAQVQTEMDFSQDFFGKPASLTVSGQLEAEIFATSIGECYTFGPTFRAENSNTSRHLAEFWMVEPEMPFYDLQDNMALAESFVRTVIGDVLENCSEDMDFFNQRIDKTTLETLRNITGNEFIRITYTEAIDIVKSSGKKFDYPIEWGSDMQSEHERFLTEEHFKQPVIVYNYPRTIKPFYMRCNDDGKTVCAMDVLVPGVGEIIGGSQREERYDVLIDRMKEGGLNPDDYWWYTDLRKYGTVPHSGFGLGFERLIQLITSMTNIRDCIPFPRTPKNAEF; translated from the coding sequence ATGATCCGGTCGAAAATAAAAGCAGCCTTAAGCACAGCTCAACCTGGAGAAACAATCAAGGTCTCGGGTTGGGTTCGCACACGTCGAGATTCCAAGAGTGGTTTTTCCTTTGTTGAACTAAACGATGGCAGTTGTATGACCAACTTGCAGATTGTCATTGATCAGAGCGTACCGGATTATGAAACCACGATTAAGGATGTTACTACGGGCGCCAGTATTTCCGTGACAGGAAAAGTGAATGAATCACCTGGCAAAAATCAACGAATTGAATTACACGCAGAATCTTTTATTTTATACGGTACCGCAGACCCCGATACATATCCACTACAGAAAAAGCGACATAGCTTTGAATTTTTGAGAGAGATTGCGCACTTACGCCCTCGAACGAATACCTTTGGCGCGATTACACGAGTTCGTAATGAGGCGGCAGCCGCGATTCATCGTTTTTTTCAGTCGCGCGGATTTGTTTATATTCAAACTCCCATTATCACCACTAGTGATTGTGAAGGTGCAGGGGAGATGTTTCAGGTTACCACACTCAATCTGGAACGACTTGCACAAGTTCAAACAGAGATGGATTTTTCTCAGGACTTTTTTGGCAAACCTGCTTCGTTGACAGTGAGTGGTCAGTTGGAAGCTGAAATATTCGCAACCTCAATAGGGGAATGTTATACCTTTGGCCCCACTTTTAGAGCTGAGAACTCAAATACATCTCGTCATCTGGCTGAGTTTTGGATGGTTGAGCCTGAAATGCCCTTTTACGACCTCCAAGATAATATGGCGCTGGCAGAAAGCTTTGTCAGGACAGTCATTGGAGATGTGCTTGAAAACTGTTCGGAAGACATGGACTTCTTTAATCAACGGATTGACAAAACAACGCTTGAAACACTGAGGAATATCACAGGCAATGAATTCATCCGTATTACTTACACGGAAGCGATTGATATTGTGAAGTCCAGCGGGAAGAAATTTGACTATCCCATTGAGTGGGGAAGTGACATGCAGTCAGAGCATGAACGATTTCTAACAGAGGAACATTTCAAACAGCCGGTCATTGTTTACAATTATCCGCGAACGATCAAACCGTTTTATATGCGCTGTAATGATGATGGAAAGACCGTTTGTGCGATGGATGTGCTTGTGCCGGGTGTTGGTGAGATTATTGGCGGAAGCCAGCGTGAGGAACGTTACGATGTACTGATTGATCGGATGAAAGAGGGGGGATTAAATCCGGATGATTATTGGTGGTACACCGACTTGCGAAAATATGGCACGGTCCCTCATTCCGGATTTGGTCTAGGATTTGAGCGCCTGATTCAATTGATCACTTCAATGACCAATATTCGAGACTGTATTCCATTTCCCCGAACTCCGAAAAATGCGGAGTTTTAA